In Primulina eburnea isolate SZY01 chromosome 3, ASM2296580v1, whole genome shotgun sequence, one DNA window encodes the following:
- the LOC140826915 gene encoding BRASSINOSTEROID INSENSITIVE 1-associated receptor kinase 1-like isoform X3, with the protein MDLSTTWIFCSFFLSSILVLAQVSRVSANAEGDALSALKNNLADPNGVLQSWDPTLVNPCTWFHVTCNNKNSVTRVDLGNANLSGQLSPQLGFLPNLQYLELYSNDITGRIPNELGNLTSLVSLDLYLNSLTGPIPDTLGKLKRLRFLRLNNNSLTGEIPMSLTTIETLQVLDLSNNQLTGQIPINGSFQRFTPISFDHNRLDPLPVSPPPPLPPSSASSSRDQSNAPGR; encoded by the exons ATGGATCTGTCAACTACTTGGATCTTTTGCTCTTTTTTCTTGTCCTCAATTCTGGTGCTTGCTCAAGTCTCGCGGGTGTCTGCCAACGCCGAAG GTGATGCATTGAGTGCATTGAAGAACAATTTGGCTGATCCAAATGGCGTTCTACAGAGTTGGGACCCGACCCTCGTTAATCCGTGCACTTGGTTTCATGTCACATGCAATAACAAAAATAGTGTTACTCGAGT CGATCTTGGCAATGCAAATTTGTCTGGTCAACTTTCCCCTCAGCTTGGTTTTCTTCCAAATTTACAGTATCT GGAGCTTTACAGTAACGATATTACTGGAAGAATTCCAAACGAACTAGGAAATTTGACAAGTTTGGTGAGCTTGGATCTTTATTTGAATAGCCTGACTGGTCCAATCCCTGACACATTGGGCAAACTAAAAAGGCTTAGATTCTT GAGGCTCAACAATAACAGTTTGACTGGAGAAATCCCCATGTCACTTACTACTATCGAGACGCTTCAAGTCCT CGATCTTTCAAATAACCAGCTGACAGGCCAAATTCCAATAAATGGATCCTTTCAGCGTTTTACTCCTATCAG TTTTGACCATAATCGATTGGATCCTCTTCCTGTATCTCCACCTCCTCCACTTCCGCCATCATCTGCATCTTCCTCTCGAG atcagagtaacgcgccgggacgttga
- the LOC140826915 gene encoding BRASSINOSTEROID INSENSITIVE 1-associated receptor kinase 1-like isoform X2, producing the protein MDLSTTWIFCSFFLSSILVLAQVSRVSANAEGDALSALKNNLADPNGVLQSWDPTLVNPCTWFHVTCNNKNSVTRVDLGNANLSGQLSPQLGFLPNLQYLELYSNDITGRIPNELGNLTSLVSLDLYLNSLTGPIPDTLGKLKRLRFLRLNNNSLTGEIPMSLTTIETLQVLDLSNNQLTGQIPINGSFQRFTPISFDHNRLDPLPVSPPPPLPPSSASSSRVISCDADQSNAPGR; encoded by the exons ATGGATCTGTCAACTACTTGGATCTTTTGCTCTTTTTTCTTGTCCTCAATTCTGGTGCTTGCTCAAGTCTCGCGGGTGTCTGCCAACGCCGAAG GTGATGCATTGAGTGCATTGAAGAACAATTTGGCTGATCCAAATGGCGTTCTACAGAGTTGGGACCCGACCCTCGTTAATCCGTGCACTTGGTTTCATGTCACATGCAATAACAAAAATAGTGTTACTCGAGT CGATCTTGGCAATGCAAATTTGTCTGGTCAACTTTCCCCTCAGCTTGGTTTTCTTCCAAATTTACAGTATCT GGAGCTTTACAGTAACGATATTACTGGAAGAATTCCAAACGAACTAGGAAATTTGACAAGTTTGGTGAGCTTGGATCTTTATTTGAATAGCCTGACTGGTCCAATCCCTGACACATTGGGCAAACTAAAAAGGCTTAGATTCTT GAGGCTCAACAATAACAGTTTGACTGGAGAAATCCCCATGTCACTTACTACTATCGAGACGCTTCAAGTCCT CGATCTTTCAAATAACCAGCTGACAGGCCAAATTCCAATAAATGGATCCTTTCAGCGTTTTACTCCTATCAG TTTTGACCATAATCGATTGGATCCTCTTCCTGTATCTCCACCTCCTCCACTTCCGCCATCATCTGCATCTTCCTCTCGAG ttatttcatgtgatgcagatcagagtaacgcgccgggacgttga